A genomic region of Arachis stenosperma cultivar V10309 chromosome 9, arast.V10309.gnm1.PFL2, whole genome shotgun sequence contains the following coding sequences:
- the LOC130947740 gene encoding 10 kDa chaperonin 1, chloroplastic-like isoform X1, translated as MASTFVTLPTPFLHRTTSFSSSNNTFPVLKRHSFKVNALVSNKWEPTKVFVIYIYILRRFSHFHLSFGEIYSIFFYFLLQVVPQADRVLIRLEALPDKTTGGVLLPKSAVKFERYLMGEILSVGAEAGEEVKAGSKVLFTDMNAYEVDLGTDEKHCFCKASDLLAVVE; from the exons ATGGCATCCACATTTGTCACTTTGCCAACCCCCTTCCTACACAGAACCACTTCATTCTCTTCCTCCAACAACACATTCCCAG TTTTGAAAAGGCACTCTTTCAAAGTCAATGCACTAGTTTCCAACAAATGGGAACCAACTAAggtttttgttatatatatatatatacttcgAAGGTTTAGTCATTTCCATCTAAGTTTTGGTGaaatttattctattttcttttattttcttttacaGGTTGTGCCTCAGGCTGATAGAGTCCTTATTCGTTTGGAGGCACTACCAGAT AAAACTACTGGTGGAGTTTTGTTGCCCAAGTCCGCTGTTAAATTCGAGCGATATCTGATGGGAGAA ATCCTCTCTGTTGGTGCTGAGGCAGGAGAAGAAGTAAAAGCTGGATCAAAG GTTTTGTTTACTGACATGAATGCTTATGAG GTTGATTTGGGGACTGACGAAAAGCACTGCTTCTGTAAAGCAAGCGACCTGTTGGCCGTGGTTGAGTAG
- the LOC130947740 gene encoding 10 kDa chaperonin 1, chloroplastic-like isoform X2, which translates to MASTFVTLPTPFLHRTTSFSSSNNTFPVLKRHSFKVNALVSNKWEPTKVVPQADRVLIRLEALPDKTTGGVLLPKSAVKFERYLMGEILSVGAEAGEEVKAGSKVLFTDMNAYEVDLGTDEKHCFCKASDLLAVVE; encoded by the exons ATGGCATCCACATTTGTCACTTTGCCAACCCCCTTCCTACACAGAACCACTTCATTCTCTTCCTCCAACAACACATTCCCAG TTTTGAAAAGGCACTCTTTCAAAGTCAATGCACTAGTTTCCAACAAATGGGAACCAACTAAg GTTGTGCCTCAGGCTGATAGAGTCCTTATTCGTTTGGAGGCACTACCAGAT AAAACTACTGGTGGAGTTTTGTTGCCCAAGTCCGCTGTTAAATTCGAGCGATATCTGATGGGAGAA ATCCTCTCTGTTGGTGCTGAGGCAGGAGAAGAAGTAAAAGCTGGATCAAAG GTTTTGTTTACTGACATGAATGCTTATGAG GTTGATTTGGGGACTGACGAAAAGCACTGCTTCTGTAAAGCAAGCGACCTGTTGGCCGTGGTTGAGTAG